In Nitrospirota bacterium, one DNA window encodes the following:
- a CDS encoding DUF4340 domain-containing protein translates to MKKIYLLLAGAIVILGATAFFVQDPMGLFEKETSGRVEILKSVDTKLWSSLQIKSPSGTTELVREAEGWKVKTVRNYKAEETAVKNLLDQLGQLKEGEVASRNKSKHDVFEVSEVKGTEIKGGGPKGEGALDIIIGKTDPGGRTFLRVSGKDEVYRVSAPIRSTLRSAPSDWLDKKLFSFTQNEIDRLSLSWEGKATALQRMDDSHWQILEPHKAPADADVLNGIASNLVNFSFTDFEPEGTTLTAPVGMVEITLKDGRKRKAIFSREKDQSHYRGQVDDGANVFKISEGVVLGLRKPIDELYEKRLLRNSPDDITEFTLEHKQTLTAKKKDNGDWELVAPEKADAKKEVAQEVCSTIANLKADQAIYDEAKKGYGFKDRRLKSTFVLKDGSRKEFLWGSKAKDGKIHVTLGGSPLVYLVPETNLTTLSQAPSDLKK, encoded by the coding sequence ATGAAGAAGATCTACCTCCTCCTGGCGGGAGCCATCGTCATCCTCGGCGCCACCGCGTTTTTTGTGCAGGACCCGATGGGCCTGTTCGAAAAAGAGACATCGGGCCGTGTCGAGATCCTCAAGTCGGTCGATACGAAGCTGTGGTCGTCACTCCAAATCAAGTCGCCTTCGGGCACTACGGAACTGGTTCGTGAAGCGGAAGGGTGGAAGGTCAAAACCGTACGGAACTACAAGGCGGAAGAGACCGCTGTGAAAAACCTTCTCGATCAGCTCGGTCAACTCAAGGAAGGCGAGGTGGCGTCGCGCAACAAGAGCAAGCACGACGTGTTCGAGGTGAGCGAGGTGAAGGGAACTGAGATCAAAGGCGGAGGCCCCAAGGGGGAAGGGGCGCTGGACATCATCATCGGCAAGACGGATCCGGGTGGCCGGACGTTTCTCCGGGTGTCGGGAAAGGATGAAGTGTATCGCGTTTCCGCCCCCATTCGCAGCACTCTCCGGTCGGCGCCTTCCGACTGGCTCGATAAGAAACTTTTCTCATTCACGCAGAACGAGATCGACCGGTTGTCGTTGTCTTGGGAAGGAAAAGCTACCGCGCTCCAGCGAATGGATGACTCCCATTGGCAAATCCTGGAGCCGCACAAGGCGCCGGCGGATGCGGATGTTCTCAATGGTATCGCCTCCAACCTGGTCAATTTCAGCTTCACGGACTTCGAGCCGGAAGGAACGACTCTCACCGCGCCGGTGGGAATGGTGGAAATCACCCTGAAGGACGGCCGAAAGCGAAAAGCGATTTTCTCGCGCGAGAAAGATCAGAGCCACTACCGCGGCCAGGTGGACGACGGAGCGAACGTATTCAAGATTTCCGAGGGGGTCGTGCTCGGCCTGCGCAAGCCGATCGACGAGCTCTACGAGAAACGGCTACTCCGGAATTCGCCGGATGACATCACGGAATTCACATTGGAGCATAAACAGACGCTGACCGCGAAGAAGAAAGACAACGGGGACTGGGAGTTGGTCGCTCCTGAAAAAGCGGACGCCAAGAAGGAAGTCGCGCAGGAAGTGTGCTCCACCATTGCGAACCTCAAAGCGGATCAAGCGATCTACGATGAAGCCAAGAAAGGCTACGGATTCAAGGACCGGCGGCTCAAGTCGACGTTCGTCCTCAAGGACGGATCAAGAAAAGAATTCCTCTGGGGCAGCAAGGCCAAGGATGGGAAGATACACGTCACTCTTGGAGGCTCACCGCTTGTCTACCTCGTCCCGGAGACCAATCTCACTACCCTGAGCCAAGCCCCCTCCGATTTGAAGAAGTAG
- a CDS encoding SDR family oxidoreductase, with translation MSKIYDFKNKVAIVTGASRGIGKAIAAGLAAGGAKLVLTSRKEPELRAAADEIKRDGAEILVHPAHVGREEEIQRLVETAHSTFGRIDCLVNNAGTNPTMSMLLDTSVEVWDKIFGLNVRGYFLMSKFAVAHMTEGGAIVNVSSTAGLRPMPGLGVYSVSKAAVIHLTKTMAFELASRKIRVNAIAPGLIKTKLSSALWENEAIYSEVMKHTPLDRMGDPEEVAAAACYLLSSESAYITGHTLVLDGGATI, from the coding sequence ATGAGCAAGATCTATGATTTCAAGAACAAAGTCGCGATCGTGACGGGGGCCTCGCGGGGCATCGGGAAGGCCATTGCCGCGGGATTGGCGGCGGGAGGCGCGAAACTCGTCCTGACGAGCCGAAAGGAACCGGAGCTTCGCGCGGCAGCGGACGAAATCAAGCGCGATGGAGCCGAGATCCTTGTCCATCCGGCGCATGTCGGGCGTGAGGAAGAGATCCAGCGACTTGTGGAGACCGCCCATTCGACCTTCGGCCGCATCGATTGTCTCGTGAACAACGCGGGAACGAACCCCACCATGTCCATGCTGCTCGATACGAGCGTGGAAGTGTGGGACAAGATTTTCGGACTGAACGTGCGCGGCTACTTTCTCATGTCGAAGTTTGCCGTGGCCCACATGACCGAAGGGGGCGCCATCGTCAACGTCTCGTCCACCGCCGGCCTCCGTCCCATGCCGGGACTTGGCGTGTACTCGGTCAGCAAGGCGGCCGTCATCCACTTGACCAAGACGATGGCCTTCGAATTGGCCTCCCGGAAAATCCGCGTGAACGCGATCGCGCCGGGACTCATCAAGACGAAACTCTCCTCGGCTCTCTGGGAGAACGAGGCGATCTACAGCGAAGTCATGAAACACACCCCTCTGGATCGGATGGGCGACCCGGAGGAAGTAGCTGCCGCCGCATGCTATTTGCTTTCATCAGAATCCGCCTACATCACGGGCCACACCCTCGTCCTCGACGGCGGTGCTACCATCTGA